GCGGCAACTTGGGAACGGCCACCGCTTCGGTTTCCTGGATCGATAAAGAGGCGCCCAAGCTCAAGGTGACGGCGGATAAGCCCGATCTCGGACAGCCCAACCATAAGCTGGTGCCGATTCAAGTAACGCTTCAGGCCGACGGCACCGGCTCGCGTATCGCTTCGCTCAAGCTGGCGTCCATCGCGTCGAACGAACCGGATAACGGGCAAGGCGACGGAGATACGGCGGGCGATATACAGGACGCGAATTTCGGTCAAAACGACACTTCGTTCCTTCTTCGCGCCGAACGTTCGGGCAAAGGCAGCGGACGCGTCTATACGATCACGTATACCGCAGCGGACGAAGCCGGCAACGAAGCTAACGCTTCGGTCCAGGTTACCGTCTCCAAGTAAAAAAAGCCGCTCCAGGGTCAATTGACCCCGAGGAGCGGCTTTTTGCGCGTTTGGAAGCATAGATTATTAAGGTAACGCAACTCTTGGGTAACAGTAGAGCGTGTCCGGCACCAATTCGGCATCAGTCGAATCGTGCCGGACAAACGCGGGCCAGAGGCATGCATCCGCTTCCTGCATCTTCACACCAACAGTAAAGCGTGTCGGGACATAGGCGATTTACCCGAAGGGAAAGCGCCATGCCCCGACAAACGCGATCTAGAAGCGAGCATTCGCTCTTACGGGCGGGTCCAGGGCGCTTGGGGCGCCTGGGGTCCCCCTGGAGGGGGATTTAGGGGGTGACCTAGCGCTTACTTATACTCAACCCCCGCCGTATACGAGTTGCCGGCGTTCCACAGCAAAAACTCGTCAACCCCGTTATCCTTCAACGCTTTGATCTGCTCTTCGACTTCATGTTTGCCGTACGAAATATGGCCGGGCACCCAAGTGGCGGTAAAATCCTGAATCCACGGCCGGATGATCGGCTTGAGCGATCCGATCGTCTCCAGCTTCTTGTGCGTATCTTTCATCGCACCGTCAATCGTTTGGTAAGGCGCCGCATCGGGCACTTTGGCCCCGAACCATCCTGTCGTGTAATGGCTTGGATAAATCATCGGGCAAATCACGTCGACGTTTTGCGATATTTTATCGAAATCCTGGCCGATCCCTTCGGCGGCGGGAACCGAGGCGGCATAACCGAAAATGTCCACCGATACGCGTACACCGAGCGGGCTTAGCTGTTCGCGGGCATACTTGACGAATTCGGCGACCGCTTCGATGCGGGTACGTTCGTCTTTGAAGTACTGCAGCGAGTCGGCGCGGGTTTCGAATCCTTCCGGGAACCGGACATAATCGAACTGAATTTCTTTAAAGCCGGCTTTGACCGCTTCTTTGGCGACGGCGATGTTGTAGTCCCATACTTCTTTTTTGTACGGGTTGACGAAGCTGTCCTTTTTTCCGTTGCTCCAGAGCGAACCGTCCGGGTTCAGATAAGACAAATCCGGCCTTTTTTTGGCCAGCACCGTATCTTTGAACACGACAATCCGGGCGATCGGATAAATTTCATGCTCCTTTAACGTATCCATCAGCTTCGGCATATCGGGGATGATTTTCTGGGTTGTCTCCATGGCTTCAAGCTCCGGATTGCCGGTTTTGTAAGTAATATACCCCCAATCGTCCTTGATGTCGATGACCATCGCATTCAGCTCCGTATCGTCCATCAGCTTGACGAGCGTATTCAGCCTTGCGCCTCCGGCGCTGTGGGCTGTCGCATAGACGCCTTTGATTTTGGGCGCATCCTTCTGCGGATCCGTTTTGTTTACGGGAGTCAATCGATCCGGCTTCGGCGCGTTCGGATCCGCCGCTTGAACGATTGCGGGTTTGCCCGAATCGACGGCGGCCTGGGCGAGCTGTTCGAACGTCATATCCGGGTGATCCGCGGAAATGCCGCCCCAAATCATTAGCAAAGATGCAAGCAATAAGTCCATGTCTTCAGGCTCCTAGGTCTCAGTCTATAAGTCTACCATTCATTATATGACAAGGCGGCCAGGACGGACAGGGAAATTTGGAGCATTTTGTCCAAATGACGCGGGTTTTGTAAAAAGAGTAATCGTGCAGAAAGCGCTTCTCAATTTTATAGATTTGCGATAGGATAGAGGATGTGATTTTTTGCGGAAGATGAGGTCCGGATATGAATAAACAACTGCTGTTATTGCGCGGCCTGAACTTGCTCTATTACGCTACAAGTGCGGTGCTGACGCCGTTTTTGCCGATTTATTTCGAAGGAAAAGGGTATTCGACTTCACAGATCGGCCTGCTTATGATGTTCGGTCCGTTTATCGCGATTTTCGCCCAGCCGCTTTGGGGGTATTTGAGCGATCGCTACAGAACGCTGAAGACGATCATATTCGCTTTGTGGGCGCTCAGTTTGCTCTCCAGTGCAGGCGTTTTTTTAACGAACGGTTTTTCGTCCGCCTTTCTGTTCATGCTGCTGCTGTATTTCTTTCTTCTGCCGGCGGTGCCGCTGCTGGACAGCATCACGATCAAGTCCTCCCTGGAAGCAGGTGTATCGTACGGTTCGGTGCGCATGTTCGGGTCGATCGGCTTTACGATTGTCGCCGTCAGCTCGGGTTACATCCTGGTGCGGATGGGCGGCGTGCAAAACATCCCCTATCTGTACTGGGGTATCTGGCTCCTGCCGCTTGTGCTGGTGCTGTTTTTGAAGGATGAAAAAGGGGGAGGACCACGCCTGACGTTCAGGGCGCTTGGGAGCGTACTGCGAAACGGCCCGTTCCTCTGGTTTCTGTTCATGGTGTTCGTGCTGATGGTGCCGCACCGGATGAACGACGGGCTCGCGGCGCTTTACCTGAAGGACCTCGGCGCAACCGACACGATGCTCGGCACGGCCTGGGCGCTTGCTTCGCTCAGCGAGATTCCGACGTTCGCCTTGCTCGGACGGTATATGCATCGCTTTCACGAGCTGGCGATGCTGGGCATCGTCGGGCTTATTTACACGGTACGCTGGCTGCTCTATTACTCGGTGCAGGACCCGCTTGTCGTGATGCTGCTTCAGGCGTCGCACATGGTCACGTTCGCCGTATTTTGGCTCGTCGCCGTCCAGTACGCGGTGCGGATGGTGCCGGAGGAGCTGCGTTCAACCGGTCAATCGATACTATCCGCCGTTTTCCTCGGCCTCGCCGGCGTGACCGGGGGAACGTTGGGCGGAATGATCAAAGATCACTGGGGCGGCGAGCATATGTATTCGGCGGGAGCGGCGATGGCGCTGCTTGCGGCCGTCATGTTTTTCGCCACGCATGCTTACCAGCGCAATAAAAAAACCATTCGCACCGGTTGACGGTCGAATGGTTTTTTTCGGATGTACCGCTTAATGCTTCGGGGCATTCGGCGCGGAGTCGCCGGCGACGGCATCCTTGTGCGCTTCGGAAGCGGAAGGCCCGACTTCCTTGCGGGGGGGAGCATCGTCGGACGAACCTCCGTTGCCGCTGGTCGCATCTTTGAACTCGCGAAACATTTTGCCGAATCCGCGTCCGAGCTCCGGCAGCTTGTTAGGACCGAACAAGAGCAGAGCGACAAGCGCGATCAATATGATATGCCATGGAGACAGCGCACCCATGTTCATGACACCTCCAACATAAAGTAAAACTCGCGTATTCTTATCATATCACGTTATTATCATACTATATAGATTAAATATTACAAAACAGTTAAAAAAGCGGCCGTCCGTTTCACCGGAACAGCCGCTTTCCTTAATGCAGAAGAGCGTCTTTATTATGCTCGGAAATGCTGTACTGAATAATTTCAAGCACATCCTCCGCCAACAGGGCGGATAAGCCGTTTCTTAGCACGATGTAAGAGTCAAGCTCCACTCGCGTTAGGGAAGAATACAGCTCGGGTGTTAATTTCATTACAATGTCGGACAACTTTACGGTTTCCATACGCATCCCCCTTCCACTCATCAACTTCACTCGAATTATGAAGAATTGGAAAAGAAAGAAACTCGAAATCCAGATAAAGCCGTATAGGTATTGCATGAAATTACTATTTCATTATATCACATTCTAAAAAAATATGTATGGGAAAATTATTTGGTCTTATCCCGTCGAAAACGTCCCATCACCCCGACCGTTTCCACGATATTGACGAAGGCATGGGGGTCGGTGCGGCGCACGATGGATTTCAGCTCCGCCAGCTCGTAGCGGGTTGTGACGGTCATCAGCATGTCTTGCTGCTGCTGCGTATATGCCCCTTCGGATTGGATGGCGGTAACCCCGCGTTGAATGAGCAGGAGCCGGTCCAGCAGCAGCTGCTTTTGTTTGGTAATGATGAACACCGTCACCTTCAAATGCCTCGTGTGGATCGTATCGATCACTTTGCCCGTCATATATATCGACAGCATCGATCCGAGCGCCAAATCCCAATCTCTTTTAAAATATCCCAAGGCCAGGATAACCAGGCCGTTCAGGCCGAACAATAACGTGCCGAGAGGAAAATCGCGGTCCCTCGTCAAAATCGAGCCGACGACGTCGAAGCCTCCCGTCGAGCCGCCGGCGCGCATCGAGATGCCGGTGCCGATGCCGATCATCACACCGCCGGCGACGGCGGTAAGGATCGGATCCTGAATGAAGCGGAACGCAGGAATGAACTGCAAAAACCAAGATGTTAAAATGACCGAAACCGTACTTAATACGACAAATTTGCGTCCGATCGCCCATAATCCCCAAATCATGATAGGCACGTTGCTAAGCAGAAGCAAAAAACCGATGTTCCATCCGGTCAAATATCCGATGATCATCGAGATGCCGGATATGCCGCCGCTGAGCAGCTGATGAGGGACCAAAAACAGGTTGAAGCCGGCAGCTACGAACAATGAGCCTGCGGCGATAATGAGAAGTCCGCCGAGCATTTTCAAGGAAAAATCACCTCCTGCCACTTAGTATGGATTGCAAAAAGTCGGCAAATGCAGCAGGTAGAAAAAAAATGCAGCTTCCTGTCGTCCGGGACGGCACCCGCAGGAAGCTGCATAGCATTTGATTATTTTCTTTTCGTAAACGAGCCGGATCTTGAACCGGTGCTTGGTTTGCTGGAGCCGGTAGTCGGTTTCTTATAAGTAGGCGTTGATCCGTCGTTGCGCCGCACGCTGCCCGAAGGCGTTGTGCTTGTGCCGCCTCCGGCCGTCCCGCCGCCGAAGCTGCCCTTGCGGTCCGATGTCGTCGGAGGTGTCGTACCCTGCTTGCTCGCGGCGGGAGGCGTTTGCGGCCGCTGCGTATAAGTCGGCGGCGGGGTGTACCCTCTGTAATCGCTCGAACCGCGGCTGTTGAACCACCCGCCGCCGAACAGCGATTGCAGCAGAGTTGCCGTAATGTACCCCTGAAGGAACGAAGAGTCGTAATGCTCTTTCGCATACTCGACCGTATCCACTTCGACGAGCGAATCGCTTTCGTTATTCGGGTCTTTGCGAATATTGATGATTTTATCCTGGTAAACGAGAAACATCTGGTCCGCAGATTCCTTGCTGATCTCCTGCGGTTTGTCTTCGGCGGCAATTTCCTTGGCCGTCGTAGGCACGTCTTTGCCTTCGGCCACGTACACTTTCGCCGTGTTTTTCCCTTTGCCGTCGACGCTGACAAGCGGGTAGTTGTCCTTAATATAAGACCCTGCGTCCGCGCAGCCTGCCATTAATGCGAAAACAAGGAGATATATGATCCATGATGTCCATTTCTTCAATGATGTTCACCCCTGACTATTTGGCCGATTTCATGAATTTAATCAGGCCCGCCGGCGTCCGGGTCGCTTCCATGGCTACATATTTGCCGTCCTGCCATTGCAGAAAGAAATATTTGTCCTCCGCTCCAAAATATCTCCATACCATAACCTCGTCATTGCTGCGGAAATCGGTGTTCCCTTCTGAGCGGACCATATCCGTACGGTAATGCTCCAGTTCGTATGTCATCTCGCCGCCGACGTCGAGTCTGGTTGGAACATCGTTCGGATCGTCCAGCGACCCTTCGACAAATTCGCACAGAAAACATTCGTACGTCCGTCCTTTTTCAATGAGAAGACATGAAATATGCTTCCCGTTTCTTAGATAATAAGCAAACCGGTGGGGAGCGAAGCCCCGGTCAAAGTAGACCGCCTTTCCGGAAACGACATATTCCTCAAGATCGACGTTGACAATATCCCCGACGGCCGTTTCCTCGAACGGATTCGCCTCTCTTGCCGGCGGCTCGGCTTTGTTGCTTTTCCAAATATCGCTGACTCTTTTAAAAATGGACATGAGGCCCACTCCTCTATCGTGAATGATTCAAGATGCTTGCCGGAACATACACTTATTATATACGATATTTCAAAGCGGCGGTTTCGATTTCACGAAAAAAAGCAAAAACGGCATAGAAATGAATGGAATTATGATTCTGCTTTGTGGTATAATAATAAAGATATTCTTAAGTACGGCTTTATGACGCCGGCCACCGGCTGTCCTTTACATCTGTTCGGTATTATCAATGCGGACGCGAGAACACTTTGTAGATATTAAATAGGAGTCGGACTTAAGGGTATAAATAAAAAGAACCCAAAAGAAAAAGGAGATTGACATCATTTGAAAACATTTAGTGAATTTGGCCTCGAGCCGAAAGTATTGCGCGCCATTACGGAAATGGGCTTTGAAGAATCGACACCGATTCAGGAAAAAGCGATTCCGATCGCCATGGAAGGGCGCGATCTGATCGGTCAGGCGCAAACCGGTACGGGCAAAACAGCCGCATTCGGCATCCCGCTGGTGAACAGAATCGACGTTAAAGAAGAACGCATTGTTGCACTCATTATGTGTCCGACACGCGAGCTCGCCATTCAGGTAGCCGAAGAAATCGAAAAGCTTGGCCGTTTTAAAGGCATCCGCTCGCTTGCGATTTACGGCGGACAAGACATCGTAAAGCAAATCCGCGCACTGCGCAAAAAGCCGCAAATCATTATCGGCACGCCGGGCCGCTTGCTCGATCATATAAACCGCAAAACGATCAAACTCGACGACGTGAAGAACGTTATTTTGGATGAAGCCGACGAAATGCTCGACATGGGCTTTCTGGAAGATATCCAGTCGATCCTCAAGCTTTGCCCGACCGATCGCCAAACGATGCTGTTCTCGGCAACAATGCCTGCGAACATCCGCAAGCTGGCCGACCAGTTTTTGAGCAATCCCGAGCATGTGTCCGTTATTCCGAAGCAAATCAGCGCTCCGCTGATCGATCAAGCTTATATCGAAGTTCATGAAAGACAAAAGTTCGAGACGCTCTGCCGTCTGCTGGATATGGAATCTCCGGATCTTGCGATTATCTTCGGCCGCACGAAGCGCCGGGTTGACGAGCTCGCCGAAGCGCTGCAAAAGCGCGGATACTCCGCGGAAGGACTTCATGGCGACTTGTCGCAAAACCAACGCGATAACGTAATGCGCAAATTCCGCGACGGCAGCATCGATGTGCTCGTTGCTACCGACGTAGCGGCAAGAGGTCTTGACGTTTCGGGCGTATCCCACGTAATCAATTTCGACCTGCCGCAGGATCCCGAAAGTTATGTGCACCGAATCGGCCGTACGGGCCGGGCGGGCAAAGAAGGGACAGCTTGGACGTTCGTTTCGCCGAGAGAGATCGACCATCTGTACTTCATCGAGAAAATTACGCGCCATAAAATTGCCCGCAAGCCGATGCCAAGCCTTGCCGAAGCGATCGAAGGCAAGCAAAAGATTACGGCAGAGCGCGTGCTGGACATCGTGCAAAAAGACGAGCATAACGAATATAAAGGCATTGCGATCCAATTGCTGGAACAATACGATTCGGTTCACCTGCTGGCAGCCGCATTCAAACTGCTGACCGGCGGCGACAAAAAAGAGGTCGAGGTGGAACTGACTCCGGAAGAACCGCTTCGCGCGAAGAAACGCCGCTTCGACGTACGCAGCTCCGGCCGCAAAATGTCCGGTGGCTACGGCTCCCAAGGCCAGGGACAACGCCGAGGCGGCGGCTATGGAGACCGCGATCGCGGCGGCTCCGGCGGTTCCCGCTACCCTCGCAAGGACGGCCGCGAATACGGCAGCCGCGATAACCGCAGCGGAGGGGATCGCGAATACAAATCCCGCCCGAGAAACTCCGAAGGCCGGAATTTCTCCCGCTCGGAAGAACGCGACGACCATCTCGTCCGCAGCTAATATAACGTTTGAACAAAAAAAGAAGGTGAAGCTGAAGAGCTTCACCTTTTTGCATAGTAAAATGGAGGAAGTTATTATATGACGAAAGCCCGGAGAACGATTACCAACAAAATATAGAGAACGAGAACTACGCCGATGGTGGTGAAACCGAAACCGAAACCGCCAGTACCGAAGCAAGACATGAAAAATAACCTCCTTTACCTGTAACCTATATGATTGTTTTAACCGGGGGGGTAATATATCCTATGTCCTGTACACGGTTTGGTCTGTACAGCTACCTATTCACGGGAAAATAGGCTATAATGAAAACGTTAGCTTCACGGCTTGTCCGGATTCGTTCATGTCCCGGCATACGTAACTTGTAGGAGGTTGTCATTTTGGAGTTTAAAGGCGTCATGGGAGGGTTTTACCGTATATCCGAGTGGATTATGCGGCTTTCTGTCATCAATGTGTTATGGGTTATTTGTTCGATTCCTGTATTTTTGCTGATGCTTGTCATGCTTCAGGCTCAGGACGTCAATCAGTTTTTGTCGACACTGATGCTTGCGGCCATCGTCTCGCCGTTTACCCTGTTTCCGGCGACGACCGCGATGTTCGGCGTTGCCCGCAAATGGCTGACCGGGGAAGAGGACGCTCCGCTGTTCAAGACGTTTTTCCGTACGTATAAGGAAAATTATGTCCAAAGCATGCTGGGAGGCATCATTTATGTGCTGATCGGCGCCGTTTTATATACGAACTTCAAATTTTACGGTACGCAGTCGTCATCGCTCGGTATTTTGAAATTTCTGGTTCTTTCTTTAACCGTAGTGCTGACCGTCTCGCTGTTTCATTTCTTTTCGATCATCGTTCATTTGCATATGAAGCTTCTGCAAATCATTAAAAACTCGGTGCTGATTTCGATCGGCAATCCGATCCGGTCGATATTTATTTTGGTCGCCAACGGGGCCATCCTATATTTCAGCTTTTTTCAATTTACGTTTCTGATCCCGTTTTTCATGGGTTCGCTGATCGCCGTCGTCTCCTTCTGGAACTTTCATTTCATTTTCGTAAAAATTCAGGAAAAACAGCAGAAATGGGCGGAGGAAGAGGCTGAGGCGAGCCAGCAGGATTCGGAGGATGAAAGCGGTGCATCCGAAGACCAAGCGGCCTTGCGCGAAGCAAATAACCCGGATGCTGCCGGGAAACCGAATGAAAAAGAAGATCCGCGGCCATAATATGAATGCGGTGGAAAAAGCGCGCGAAAAAAGTAATAGTCGGCTGTTTACTTTCCGCGTCGAACCTACTATAATATAGACACAACAAAATCCTGCGATGTTCGTTTCGGTTTTAATGTTGTTTTGAACCAATGACTGTTTCTAGGGAGACCAATATTTCAGCGTGGCTGACATGCCCTCGAAAAGGGACTTCAAAAGCGCTGGTGCGGACACCCACCTGCGAGAGCGGGTTTGAAACGCAAAATCGGACGGCATATGCGGGTTTTTTTGTGTTTTTTTCCGCCAATGTGTTATTCTATATAATGAAAAAGGCATAATAATGCGCCTTATTATTTAGAAGGAGTGTGGAAAAAAGCGATGAAACTGTTTATCGACACAGCTAACGTGGAAGAAATTCGAAAAGCGTTTGAAATGGGCGTCATCTCGGGCATTACGACGAACCCGTCGCTCATTGCCAAAGAAGGCCGTGATTTTTTTGAGACGATCCGCGAGATTGTGTCCATCGTCGGCAACATCCCGATCAGCGCCGAAGTCGTCAGCCTGAAGGCGGACGAGATGGTCGAACAGGGCAAAAAGCTCGCCGAACTGGGCGACAGCGTCGTCATCAAGGTGCCGATGACCGAGGATGGGCTGAAAGCGACGAAGCAGTTTACCGAGATGGGCATCAAAACGAACGTGACGCTCATCTTCAGTTCCCCACAGGCGTTGCTCGCAGCCAGAGCCGGTGCGACCTACGTTTCGCCGTTCATTGGCCGTTTGGACGACATCAACATGATCGGCATGAACCTGATTAAAGAAATCAGCGACATTTTCAGCATACATAATATTCAGTCGGAAATCATTTCGGCCAGCGTGCGCCACTCGTCGCACGTCATCGAGGCGGCGCTCGCAGGTGCGCATATTGCGACGGTGCCGTTCAAGGTCATTCAAGGCATGGTCAAGCATCCACTGACCGATTCCGGCATCGAGCGGTTCCTGGCGGATTGGAACTCCGCAAATCAGAAGCAGTTTTAAATGGAAAAAGCAGGCCGACGGCCTGCTTTTTGCTTTCGATCACGCCTGCTCCTGCACGAGATCGGTGAGCTGATGGAACGTATCTTTGAGCGTGCCGTACAGACTGCGGTATACCGCGTAGATCTTCTCGTACTGTGCCTGCCTTGCCGGATCCGGTTCGACGCGGCTTTCGACCGCGATCCATCGCTCGCACAGCTCCTCGATGCTGCGGCCGAGCACGCCGGAGGCGGCCATCACCGCGGCGCCGTAAGCCGGGCCGTCGGTGGAGTTAACCGTCACCACCGGGTAGCCGAAGATGTCGGCGATCATTTGCCGCCAAAACGGGCTGCGGGCGCCGCCGCCGTTGACGCGCAGCTCCGTGATCGGTGCGCCCGACGCTTTCACCAGCTCAAGCGAGTCGCGCAGCCCGAAGGTGATGCCTTCGAGCACGGCGCGCGTCAAATGCGCTTTGTCGTGGCGCAGGCTCAGTCCGATGAAGCCGCCGCGCGCCTTCGGATCGGGATGAGGCGTCCGTTCGCCGGACAGATACGGCAGGAACAGCAGCCCTTCGCTGCCGAGCGGCGCGGTTTCGGCGAGCGCGGTCAAATATTCGTAAACGTCGCGGCCTTCCTGACGGGCTTTCTCCATCTCCTCGCCGGCAAAATGGTTCCGCCACCATTGGAACGAGCCGCCCGCCGCGAGCATGACGCCCATCCGGTGCCATTTGCCCGGCACGCCATGGCAAAACGCATGGAGCCGGCATTCCGGCTCCGGCTGGTAGCTGTCGTCGTGCACGAAGACGACGCCGGAAGTTCCCAGGGCGACGGACGCGACGCCCTGCCTCACGACGCCGACGCCGACGGCGCCACACGCCTGGTCGCCGCCACCGGCGACCACCGGCGTCCCTGCGGCGAGACCGGTCAAAGCCGCCGCTTCCGGCAGCAGCCGGCCGGCGATCTCGTTGCTCTCGTAGAGTGGAGGCAGCCACTCCATCGGAATGCCGAGCCGCTCCACGACTTCGGTCGACCAGCGACGGCCGGCAACGTCGAGCAGCAGCGTGCCGCTCGCATCAGCCATGTCCATGCCGAAGGCGCCGGTCAGCTTCAGCCGGACGTAATCCTTCGGCAGCATCAGGTGCGCCACCTGCGCGTAGCGCTCGGGTTCGTGATTGCGAAGCCAAATCACCTTCGGTGCGGTAAACCCGGTCAGCGCCTTGTTGCCGGTCAGCTCGCCGAGGCGCTCCTTGCCGACGGCCGCTTCGATCCATTCGCATTCCGCAGCGGTACGCTGGTCGCACCAGAGCAGAGCAGGGCGGACGACCTGCAGCGAGCGGTCCAGAAACACAGAGCCGTGCATTTGCCCGGATAGCCCGATGCCCTTTACTTCAGCGCCTGAGACGCCTGCATGCCGAAGCAGTTCCGCAATGCAGCCGGCCGTGCCGTTCCACCAATCCTCCGGATGCTGCTCGGCCCAGCCCGGCTGCGGCTGCAGCAGCGGATACTCCACGCTGTGCGCGGCTTTGACTTTTCCTTCCTGATCCACTAAAATACATTTCACCGCGGACGTGCCCAAATCAATGCCTAAAAAATAAGTCACGGTCTCACCTCGTTTTTTATTAACGCCAAACTTAGTTTAATAATTATACTAAGAACCTTGTATAATATATTCGAAGCCGAAGGTGAAAATCCTCCCGGCTCCTGTAAATAGTTTCGATTTCTTTTTCTGAGGAGGCGCTGAAGATGAATTCCGTTTCCAAGATATTAATCGTGGGCGGGGCTATACTAATCATTGCCGGACTGCTTTGGCAGGTGGTCGGCCGTTACCTGCCGCTCGGACGTTTGCCGGGAGATATCGTGGTGGAGAAAGAAAACGTCAAGTTTTATTTTCCCGTCGTCACGTGTATTCTCGTCAGCGTGGTGCTCTCGCTGATCGGCTATTTATTCCGGCTGTTCAAGTAAAACGGCGAGTCTGCGTGTTCATTAGAAAAATCGGCTCGATTCTCGTTTTCCTCTTTCTCTTCCATGGAAAGAGTGGTAAGATAAGACATAGTGTAGAAATGCCGATTTGTGGTTTACTTCTTTGAGGGGGGAACAGCCTTTTGCTTAAAAGAATCTTGATCGGCTTGATCCGCAGTCATGAAACGACCGGCGAGAAAGCTAAAGATCCGGCTCTAAAAACCCGCAATTACAAGCTTTCAAGAGACCAGGTTTGGGACGAAGTGGTCAGCACTTTCAAAAAGATGAGGGGTTACAAGCTGCTGCACGAAGTGAAAAACGTCGGGGAAATCGTCCTGGAGAAACGCACGATTACAGGGAGAACGCAGGACATTACCGTCACGATCATCTCCGTCAACCCGGTGAAAACCGCTGTCGACATTTATTCCGCCTCCCGCGGCTCGCTCGGGGATCTCGGTTCCAATTACCGCACGATACTGGAGATTTATAACCAGCTCGACAAAAAGCTCGCCCAATACAAAGATAATAATTAAAAAAACAGCGAGGAAGATGTCTCTTGCCTCGCTGTTTTTGTCGTAATTTGGGACTTTGTATTATGTATGACGTTACACGAGTTTCTTCACAGCTTCGACAGCCGCTTCGTAATTCGGATGTTCCGTCATTTCCTTCAAATATTCCACGTATTGAATCGTATCGTTCGCATCGAGTACGAAGATGGATCTCATGTCCAGTTGAAGTTCTTTGATCAGTACGCCGTAGGATTGACCGAAGTTGCGGTCTTTATAGTCGGACAGCGTGATGACTTTATCTACGCCGGCCGCGCCGCACCAGCGGGATTGAGCGAAAGGCAGGTCCACGCTGACCGTCAAAATAACGACGTTCTCGCCAAGCTTGGCAGCCTCTTCGTTAAAGCGGCGGGTTTGCGCGTCACACACGCCGGTATCCAAGGACGGAACGACGCTGATCAGCTTCACTTTGCCGGCATAGTCGGACAAAGATACTTGCTCTGTGAGGTTTTTGTTCAGCTTGAAGTCAGGAGCTTTGTCGCCCGCTTTCAGCTCGGGACCTACCAGTGTGATCGGATTACCTTTTAATGTAGCAACACCTGTACGCTCTTGCGCCATGATTGATTATCCTCCTTGAGATTAGGAATGATTGGTATTTCACCACAACTTATTATAAACTGTTGAAAAGGAACTTGTCCAATCAATACGTTCGGGTGAAGGAGAATGGCTTCATGTTGTTTTTGCGGTATGAAAATTTCAAGCAATATTTGCGGCTTTACCCAATCACCGTACTGATTTTATGCATAAATATAGGATTGTTTATCGCGATGGCCCTGCAGGGAGG
The window above is part of the Paenibacillus hamazuiensis genome. Proteins encoded here:
- a CDS encoding DUF2905 domain-containing protein, translating into MNSVSKILIVGGAILIIAGLLWQVVGRYLPLGRLPGDIVVEKENVKFYFPVVTCILVSVVLSLIGYLFRLFK
- the fsa gene encoding fructose-6-phosphate aldolase, producing MKLFIDTANVEEIRKAFEMGVISGITTNPSLIAKEGRDFFETIREIVSIVGNIPISAEVVSLKADEMVEQGKKLAELGDSVVIKVPMTEDGLKATKQFTEMGIKTNVTLIFSSPQALLAARAGATYVSPFIGRLDDINMIGMNLIKEISDIFSIHNIQSEIISASVRHSSHVIEAALAGAHIATVPFKVIQGMVKHPLTDSGIERFLADWNSANQKQF
- a CDS encoding YesL family protein, with the translated sequence MEFKGVMGGFYRISEWIMRLSVINVLWVICSIPVFLLMLVMLQAQDVNQFLSTLMLAAIVSPFTLFPATTAMFGVARKWLTGEEDAPLFKTFFRTYKENYVQSMLGGIIYVLIGAVLYTNFKFYGTQSSSLGILKFLVLSLTVVLTVSLFHFFSIIVHLHMKLLQIIKNSVLISIGNPIRSIFILVANGAILYFSFFQFTFLIPFFMGSLIAVVSFWNFHFIFVKIQEKQQKWAEEEAEASQQDSEDESGASEDQAALREANNPDAAGKPNEKEDPRP
- the tpx gene encoding thiol peroxidase, with product MAQERTGVATLKGNPITLVGPELKAGDKAPDFKLNKNLTEQVSLSDYAGKVKLISVVPSLDTGVCDAQTRRFNEEAAKLGENVVILTVSVDLPFAQSRWCGAAGVDKVITLSDYKDRNFGQSYGVLIKELQLDMRSIFVLDANDTIQYVEYLKEMTEHPNYEAAVEAVKKLV
- the xylB gene encoding xylulokinase codes for the protein MTYFLGIDLGTSAVKCILVDQEGKVKAAHSVEYPLLQPQPGWAEQHPEDWWNGTAGCIAELLRHAGVSGAEVKGIGLSGQMHGSVFLDRSLQVVRPALLWCDQRTAAECEWIEAAVGKERLGELTGNKALTGFTAPKVIWLRNHEPERYAQVAHLMLPKDYVRLKLTGAFGMDMADASGTLLLDVAGRRWSTEVVERLGIPMEWLPPLYESNEIAGRLLPEAAALTGLAAGTPVVAGGGDQACGAVGVGVVRQGVASVALGTSGVVFVHDDSYQPEPECRLHAFCHGVPGKWHRMGVMLAAGGSFQWWRNHFAGEEMEKARQEGRDVYEYLTALAETAPLGSEGLLFLPYLSGERTPHPDPKARGGFIGLSLRHDKAHLTRAVLEGITFGLRDSLELVKASGAPITELRVNGGGARSPFWRQMIADIFGYPVVTVNSTDGPAYGAAVMAASGVLGRSIEELCERWIAVESRVEPDPARQAQYEKIYAVYRSLYGTLKDTFHQLTDLVQEQA
- a CDS encoding DUF1499 domain-containing protein, with protein sequence MLKRILIGLIRSHETTGEKAKDPALKTRNYKLSRDQVWDEVVSTFKKMRGYKLLHEVKNVGEIVLEKRTITGRTQDITVTIISVNPVKTAVDIYSASRGSLGDLGSNYRTILEIYNQLDKKLAQYKDNN
- a CDS encoding sporulation protein YjcZ; the protein is MSCFGTGGFGFGFTTIGVVLVLYILLVIVLRAFVI